From a single Anoplolepis gracilipes chromosome 3, ASM4749672v1, whole genome shotgun sequence genomic region:
- the LOC140663453 gene encoding cholesterol transporter ABCA5 isoform X2, which yields MNSCTVYFSQLRAMLVRNLLLKKREKRKTMAEIFLPLYTLGILIVVKVLIPNPNYPAMTTQRHEGDVFKLFNGHKNNTIAVVPNSTETLSFLSSMNTLWLSMWDYPDKLPLNFMVFDTKDDLQAAYWRDPYSVPLAVIFEDSQPISQRLIYEIRTNPSYTSPPSPTELYSAPVTCRKDTSHWMGGVLSIETGGSCPVNNYLHSGFLALQMIMDITKIRLDTGNSDVTVPDIKLEMFPKEAFTADWMLAFRVVIPLYMVLALSQFITYLLILIVGEKENKIKEGMKIMGLNDSVFWLSWFIIYSIFVFLLSAVGVVLLFTLQMFQHTHFLPIFLLVVLYSFSVIMFAFMITPFFDKSRTAGVLGNFAVTILSLMYFIQVFVDDSSSISFWLVSLLSPSGVALAMDKALVLDLQGEGVNFDNLWSGPGIPFGGSLIMMTLDIFLYACLAYYLDSVIPTEYGTKKPPWFCFVPGFWCQRKVQRVPSSNGESNSFIPGEEANRDVEPVVREMKGREAIRIADLYKSYHKCRRPETKAVNGINLTIYEGQITAILGHNGAGKTTLFNILTGLTAPTAGTALIFGYDVRDSNDMRAIRSMTGVCPQHDILFDLLTPREHLEFFAAVRGIPRSMIQHEVKKTLKDIDLVEKADTFAKYLSGGQKRKLSVGIAIIGDPKIIILDEPTAGVDPYSRRQMWSFLQSRRHGKVILLTTHFMDEADILADRKAVISKGKLRCCGSSLFLKNKFGIGYHLTLVLEGNAREHAINRLVTSHVSKAEKARRHGRELSFILPHNSVESFASLFSAIELEIKTRSSRLGISSYGVSMTTLEEVFLHLEKDEETECTMDNLSKKMVRNRALSRSLSLQSKSTSYQSLQNEGLTVQGDSQGKATELPDGVHNDRNPPVLGLGLDPIKIRPNFLQTLYAMLRLRVLRLLRNIQLLYFTIVMPLALIVLGLYLNSIQTVDIKMQSLKLNSQTYGEETKILYINNTDHDITELMDGIAQNAKHIEEYDGNFANLLNIAPHVAAFNINDYNPPRLNLTVIYNDTMQHSLPILLNILSNTYYRLISDKNDPTQIEVKTHPFQQTSQPQEFNIGTASCALFIGMDFVLLPITLAVDMVYDREMKAKNQLRVNGLSFPMYFLSYFIVLVGLMSFICLCILGIIFLFDVPSLQELPAIITLGTLLMLYCPSSILFSTCLSYIFDKMDSAQSILPNIATFFGLIPFLLVMILDMLGVGGTAAFALHVVFSLLNAMYVPYAAVYYVDRVYLMCSINAACHHLTMSDYLTTEIMLMAFGVLLHIPLWFFVLLLLDIKKSGGNVGDFFKYFLRNGGSIGEEIMENSDVGEHEDADVKNERQKVFNLITSSAVQEPPVVLVQNLRKEYCQREVGSSCSCCSKREEEVVQKQRKVAVRNLSLMVEPGEVLGLLGHNGAGKTTTMKIIIAEEAATRGRVQIGGHNINTHMADAFRQMGYCPQHDAQWKNITVREHLECYAAIRGVPWSDVDRIVDLYLSGLQIHEHADKQTQECSGGTRRKLSFAMAMVGGPKVVLMDEPSTGMDPRSKRFLWDTILASFQGGRGAILTTHSMEEADALCSRVSIMVRGELRCIGSTQHLKNLYGAGYTLEMKLLGGDCTPTTPSGDRITSLKEFVAGLFPDATLEESFADRLVFAVPQHSVNSLAECFMQLEKAKLELDIEEYSFSQTTLEQVFLKFSHYDEGNSVE from the exons ATGAATTCGTGCACGGTCTACTTTTCCCAGCTACGGGCGATGCTCGTGAGAAATCTTCTGCTCAAGAAACGCGAGAAGCGGAAGACGATGGCG GAGATCTTTCTACCCCTATATACTCTTGGGATTTTGATCGTGGTGAAGGTCCTGATACCGAACCCAAACTATCCTGCGATGACGACACAGAGGCACGAAGGggatgtatttaaattatttaacggtcacaaaaataatacaatcgCCGTGGTACCCAATTCTACGGAAACCCTT AGCTTCTTAAGCTCCATGAATACCCTCTGGCTCTCTATGTGGGATTATCCCGATAAGCTTCCCTTAAACTTCATGGTGTTCGACACGAAAGACGATCTGCAGGCAGCATATTGGAGAGATCCTTACAGCGTACCCTTAGCAGTTATCTTCGAGGATTCCCAACCGATATCACAGCGTCTCAT ATATGAAATTAGAACGAATCCTTCGTACACTTCACCGCCTTCGCCAACGGAACTGTATTCCGCTCCGGTTACCTGTCGAAAGGACACAAGTCACTGGATGGGTGGCGTTTTATCGATAGAGACTGGCGGATCCTGTCCTGTCAATAATTACTTACATTCCGGCTTCTTAGCTTTACAGATGATAATGGATATTACAAAGATAAGA ttGGACACGGGAAATTCGGACGTGACTGTGCCGGATATTAAACTCGAGATGTTTCCCAAGGAAGCTTTTACCGCTG attGGATGCTAGCCTTCAGAGTTGTTATTCCTCTCTATATGGTCTTGGCGCTCTCACAATTCATCACTTATCTTCTGATCTTGATAGTCGGCGAGAaggagaataaaataaaagagggGATGAAAATCATGGGCCTAAATGATTCTGTATTTTG GTTATCGTGGTTTATCATCTACAGCATCTTCGTTTTTTTGCTCTCCGCTGTCGGAGTGGTATTGCTTTTCACTCTGCAAATGTTTCAACATACTCATTTTCTGCCGATATTCCTTCTGGTGGTGCTATACAGTTTCTCCGTTATCATGTTTGCCTTCATGATCACGCCTTTCTTCGATAAATCGCGT ACGGCTGGCGTCTTGGGCAATTTTGCTGTTACGATACTGAGCTTAATGTACTTCATCCAAGTATTCGTTGACGATTCCAGCTCGATCTCTTTTTGGTTGGTTTCGTTACTTAGTCCAAGCGGAGTCGCTCTGGCGATGGACAAG GCTCTGGTGCTGGATTTGCAGGGCGAGGGAGTGAATTTTGATAATCTGTGGTCTGGTCCTGGGATACCCTTCGGCGGCAGTCTCATCATGATGACTCTGGATATTTTCCTATATGCCTGTCTGGCCTATTATCTTGACTCCGTGATACCAA CTGAATATGGAACCAAGAAGCCACCTTGGTTTTGCTTCGTACCTGGATTTTGGTGTCAGAGAAAGGTTCAAAGG GTGCCATCATCGAATGGCGAGTCAAACTCTTTCATCCCGGGCGAGGAGGCGAATCGTGATGTGGAGCCGGTGGTGCGCGAGATGAAGGGCCGTGAAGCGATCAGAATAGCCGATCTCTACAAATCGTATCACAAGTGCAGGCGTCCGGAGACTAAGGCTGTGAACGGTATCAATCTTACCATTTACGAGGGTCAGATCACCGCCATCCTCGGACACAACGGCGCCGGCAAAACAACTCTCTTCAACATTCTCACGGGTTTGACCGCACCTACCGCCGGCACAGCTCTCATATTCGGCTACGACGTACGCGACTCCAACGACATGCGGGCGATACGCAGTATGACGGGAGTCTGTCCGCAGCACGATATTCTTTTCGATCTACTGACGCCGCGCGAACATCTTGAATTCTTCGCCGCCGTGCGCGGTATTCCACGCTCGATGATACAACACGAG GTGAAGAAAACCCTGAAAGATATTGATCTAGTCGAGAAAGCGGATACTTTCGCAAAATATCTAAGTGGTGGGCAAAAGAGGAAGCTATCGGTGGGAATCGCCATTATTGGCGACCCCAAAATCATTATCCTCGATGAGCCTACTGCTGGAGTGGATCCTTATTCGCGGAGACAGATGTGGTCTTTTCTGCAATCGAGGCGACATGGAAAAGTGATTCTGCTGACAACTCACTTCATGGATGAGGCGGACATTCTTGCAGACAGAAAAGCAGTGATCAGCAAGGGAAAGCTCCGATGCTGCGGCAGCTCCCTATTCCTGAAGAACAAGTTCGGCATTGGATATCACTTAAC tttAGTTCTAGAAGGTAACGCAAGAGAACATGCTATCAATCGATTAGTGACGTCGCACGTGAGCAAAGCGGAGAAAGCGAGACGTCACGGTCGAGAATTGAGCTTTATTTTACCGCACAATTCTGTGGAGAGCTTCGCTTCACTGTTTTCCGCCATCGAGCTTGAGATCAAGACCCGTTCAAGCAGACTCGGCATCAGTAGCTATGGCGTGTCGATGACTACTCTGGAGGAAGTGTTCTTGCATCTGGAGAAAGACGAGGAGACCGAGTGCACGATGGACAACCTGTCGAAGAAGATGGTGCGCAATCGAGCGCTCAGCCGATCACTTTCATTGCAATCCAAAAGCACATCTTATCAGAGCTTGCAGAACGAAGGATTGACTGTTCAAGGCGACAGTCAAGGAAAAG CGACCGAATTGCCGGACGGTGTCCATAACGACCGAAATCCGCCTGTGCTCGGCCTCGGCCTAGATCCTATCAAGATCCGGCCTAACTTCCTTCAGACCCTCTACGCCATGCTACGTTTAAGAGTGCTCAGACTCCTCAGGAATATCCAGCTATTGTACTTTACGATCGTCATGCCGCTAGCTTTAATAGTGCTCGGTCTCTACCTGAATAGTATCCAGACCGTCGACATCAAAATGCAGTCGCTGAAACTTAATAGCC AGACATACGGTGAAGAAACTAAGattctctatataaataacacCGACCACGATATCACCGAGTTAATGGATGGTATAGCTCAAAACGCAAAGCATATCGAAGAATACGACGGTAATTTCGCAAATTTACTGAACATTGCGCCTCATGTAGCCGCCttcaatattaatgattataatcCGCCACGATTGAACTTGACTGTCATCTACAATGATACGATGCAACATTCCCTTCCGATCTTGCTGAACATTCTCTCAAATACTTATTATAG attgaTTTCAGACAAGAACGATCCTACGCAGATCGAAGTCAAAACACATCCCTTCCAGCAAACATCGCAACCCCAAGAGTTCAACATCGGCACAGCTAGCTGTGCTCTCTTCATCGGTATGGATTTCGTGTTATTACCGATTACTCTAGCAGTGGATATGGTTTACGATCGCGAG atgaAAGCGAAAAATCAGCTTCGTGTGAATGGTCTGTCATTTCCTATGTACTTCCTCAGCTATTTTATCGTCCTGGTTGGCTTGATGAGTTTCATCTGCTTGTGCATCCTCGGTATCATATTCCTTTTCGACGTGCCTTCACTACAGGAGCTGCCGGCGATCATCACCCTCGGCACCCTCCTCATGCTCTACTGCCCATCGTCTATTCTCTTTTCAACCTGCCTCAGCTATATCTTCGACAAGATGGATTCTGCACAAAGTATTTTGCCGAATATTGCGACCTTCTTCGGACTGATACCATTCCTTCTCGTCATGATCCTTGATATGCTAGGAGTCG GTGGAACAGCGGCTTTCGCGTTGCATGTGGTCTTCTCTCTATTGAACGCCATGTATGTGCCATATGCAGCAGTATATTATGTGGACCGCGTTTACTTGATGTGCTCCATCAACGCCGCCTGCCATCATCTCACTATGTCCGATTATCTCACCACGGAGATCATGCTGATGGCTTTCGGCGTGCTGTTGCACATCCCGCTCTGGTTCTTTGTGCTGCTTCTATTGGACATCAAGAAAAGCGGCGGCAATGTCGGCGATTTCTTCAAATACTTTTTG CGTAATGGTGGCTCCATTGGTGAAGAAATAATGGAAAACTCTGACGTCGGTGAACACGAAGATGCGGATGTGAAAAATGAGCGACAAAAGGTCTTTAATCTTATTACATCATCGGCTGTTCAAGAACCACCTGTAGTACTGGTACAG aaccTGCGAAAAGAGTACTGTCAACGAGAGGTAGGATCGTCCTGCAGTTGTTGCTCGAAGCGCGAGGAGGAGGTTGTGCAGAAGCAACGAAAAGTTGCCGTACGAAATCTTTCACTGATGGTGGAACCGGGCGAGGTTCTGGGCTTGCTGGGCCACAACGGCGCCGGCAAAACTACGACCATGAAGATCATCATCGCCGAGGAAGCGGCGACGAGAGGCAGGGTACAGATCGGCGGCCACAATATCAATACCCACATGGCGGATGCTTTCCGGCAAATGGGATATTGCCCTCAACACGACGCTCAATGGAAAAACATTACCGTACGAGAGCATCTCGAGTGCTACGCCGCAATTCGCGGAGTTCCATGGAGCGATGTCGACAG AATCGTGGACCTATATCTGTCCGGTCTACAAATCCACGAACACGCCGACAAGCAAACTCAAGAATGTTCCGGTGGAACTAGAAGAAAACTCAGCTTTGCGATGGCGATGGTCGGTGGACCCAAGGTGGTTCTCATGGACGAACCGAGTACAGGCATGGATCCTAGGTCAAAGAGATTCCTGTGGGACACAATTCTCGCTAGTTTCCAG GGTGGCAGGGGAGCCATATTGACTACGCATTCTATGGAGGAAGCCGATGCGCTGTGCTCGAGAGTTAGCATAATGGTGAGGGGTGAGTTGAGATGCATCGGCTCAACTCAACACCTAAAGAACCTTTATGGCGCCGGTTACACTCTCGAAATGAAGCTGCTGGGCGGCGATTGCACGCCAACAACTCCCTCCGGCGACAGAATTACTAGCTTGAAAGAATTTGTCGCCGGTCTTTTCCCCGATGCCACCTTGGAGGAGAGCTTCGCCGATCGGTTGGTCTTCGCCGTGCCTCAACACTCTGTGAACTCGCTGGCCGAGTGTTTTATGCAGTTGGAGAAAG CCAAGCTCGAACTGGACATAGAGGAATATAGCTTTAGTCAAACTACTCTGGAACAAGTATTCCTCAAGTTCTCGCACTATGACGAAGGCAACTCCGTGGAATGA
- the LOC140663453 gene encoding cholesterol transporter ABCA5 isoform X1 encodes MNSCTVYFSQLRAMLVRNLLLKKREKRKTMAEIFLPLYTLGILIVVKVLIPNPNYPAMTTQRHEGDVFKLFNGHKNNTIAVVPNSTETLSFLSSMNTLWLSMWDYPDKLPLNFMVFDTKDDLQAAYWRDPYSVPLAVIFEDSQPISQRLIYEIRTNPSYTSPPSPTELYSAPVTCRKDTSHWMGGVLSIETGGSCPVNNYLHSGFLALQMIMDITKIRLDTGNSDVTVPDIKLEMFPKEAFTADWMLAFRVVIPLYMVLALSQFITYLLILIVGEKENKIKEGMKIMGLNDSVFWLSWFIIYSIFVFLLSAVGVVLLFTLQMFQHTHFLPIFLLVVLYSFSVIMFAFMITPFFDKSRTAGVLGNFAVTILSLMYFIQVFVDDSSSISFWLVSLLSPSGVALAMDKALVLDLQGEGVNFDNLWSGPGIPFGGSLIMMTLDIFLYACLAYYLDSVIPTEYGTKKPPWFCFVPGFWCQRKVQRVPSSNGESNSFIPGEEANRDVEPVVREMKGREAIRIADLYKSYHKCRRPETKAVNGINLTIYEGQITAILGHNGAGKTTLFNILTGLTAPTAGTALIFGYDVRDSNDMRAIRSMTGVCPQHDILFDLLTPREHLEFFAAVRGIPRSMIQHEVKKTLKDIDLVEKADTFAKYLSGGQKRKLSVGIAIIGDPKIIILDEPTAGVDPYSRRQMWSFLQSRRHGKVILLTTHFMDEADILADRKAVISKGKLRCCGSSLFLKNKFGIGYHLTLVLEGNAREHAINRLVTSHVSKAEKARRHGRELSFILPHNSVESFASLFSAIELEIKTRSSRLGISSYGVSMTTLEEVFLHLEKDEETECTMDNLSKKMVRNRALSRSLSLQSKSTSYQSLQNEGLTVQGDSQGKATELPDGVHNDRNPPVLGLGLDPIKIRPNFLQTLYAMLRLRVLRLLRNIQLLYFTIVMPLALIVLGLYLNSIQTVDIKMQSLKLNSRKWLHLMQETYGEETKILYINNTDHDITELMDGIAQNAKHIEEYDGNFANLLNIAPHVAAFNINDYNPPRLNLTVIYNDTMQHSLPILLNILSNTYYRLISDKNDPTQIEVKTHPFQQTSQPQEFNIGTASCALFIGMDFVLLPITLAVDMVYDREMKAKNQLRVNGLSFPMYFLSYFIVLVGLMSFICLCILGIIFLFDVPSLQELPAIITLGTLLMLYCPSSILFSTCLSYIFDKMDSAQSILPNIATFFGLIPFLLVMILDMLGVGGTAAFALHVVFSLLNAMYVPYAAVYYVDRVYLMCSINAACHHLTMSDYLTTEIMLMAFGVLLHIPLWFFVLLLLDIKKSGGNVGDFFKYFLRNGGSIGEEIMENSDVGEHEDADVKNERQKVFNLITSSAVQEPPVVLVQNLRKEYCQREVGSSCSCCSKREEEVVQKQRKVAVRNLSLMVEPGEVLGLLGHNGAGKTTTMKIIIAEEAATRGRVQIGGHNINTHMADAFRQMGYCPQHDAQWKNITVREHLECYAAIRGVPWSDVDRIVDLYLSGLQIHEHADKQTQECSGGTRRKLSFAMAMVGGPKVVLMDEPSTGMDPRSKRFLWDTILASFQGGRGAILTTHSMEEADALCSRVSIMVRGELRCIGSTQHLKNLYGAGYTLEMKLLGGDCTPTTPSGDRITSLKEFVAGLFPDATLEESFADRLVFAVPQHSVNSLAECFMQLEKAKLELDIEEYSFSQTTLEQVFLKFSHYDEGNSVE; translated from the exons ATGAATTCGTGCACGGTCTACTTTTCCCAGCTACGGGCGATGCTCGTGAGAAATCTTCTGCTCAAGAAACGCGAGAAGCGGAAGACGATGGCG GAGATCTTTCTACCCCTATATACTCTTGGGATTTTGATCGTGGTGAAGGTCCTGATACCGAACCCAAACTATCCTGCGATGACGACACAGAGGCACGAAGGggatgtatttaaattatttaacggtcacaaaaataatacaatcgCCGTGGTACCCAATTCTACGGAAACCCTT AGCTTCTTAAGCTCCATGAATACCCTCTGGCTCTCTATGTGGGATTATCCCGATAAGCTTCCCTTAAACTTCATGGTGTTCGACACGAAAGACGATCTGCAGGCAGCATATTGGAGAGATCCTTACAGCGTACCCTTAGCAGTTATCTTCGAGGATTCCCAACCGATATCACAGCGTCTCAT ATATGAAATTAGAACGAATCCTTCGTACACTTCACCGCCTTCGCCAACGGAACTGTATTCCGCTCCGGTTACCTGTCGAAAGGACACAAGTCACTGGATGGGTGGCGTTTTATCGATAGAGACTGGCGGATCCTGTCCTGTCAATAATTACTTACATTCCGGCTTCTTAGCTTTACAGATGATAATGGATATTACAAAGATAAGA ttGGACACGGGAAATTCGGACGTGACTGTGCCGGATATTAAACTCGAGATGTTTCCCAAGGAAGCTTTTACCGCTG attGGATGCTAGCCTTCAGAGTTGTTATTCCTCTCTATATGGTCTTGGCGCTCTCACAATTCATCACTTATCTTCTGATCTTGATAGTCGGCGAGAaggagaataaaataaaagagggGATGAAAATCATGGGCCTAAATGATTCTGTATTTTG GTTATCGTGGTTTATCATCTACAGCATCTTCGTTTTTTTGCTCTCCGCTGTCGGAGTGGTATTGCTTTTCACTCTGCAAATGTTTCAACATACTCATTTTCTGCCGATATTCCTTCTGGTGGTGCTATACAGTTTCTCCGTTATCATGTTTGCCTTCATGATCACGCCTTTCTTCGATAAATCGCGT ACGGCTGGCGTCTTGGGCAATTTTGCTGTTACGATACTGAGCTTAATGTACTTCATCCAAGTATTCGTTGACGATTCCAGCTCGATCTCTTTTTGGTTGGTTTCGTTACTTAGTCCAAGCGGAGTCGCTCTGGCGATGGACAAG GCTCTGGTGCTGGATTTGCAGGGCGAGGGAGTGAATTTTGATAATCTGTGGTCTGGTCCTGGGATACCCTTCGGCGGCAGTCTCATCATGATGACTCTGGATATTTTCCTATATGCCTGTCTGGCCTATTATCTTGACTCCGTGATACCAA CTGAATATGGAACCAAGAAGCCACCTTGGTTTTGCTTCGTACCTGGATTTTGGTGTCAGAGAAAGGTTCAAAGG GTGCCATCATCGAATGGCGAGTCAAACTCTTTCATCCCGGGCGAGGAGGCGAATCGTGATGTGGAGCCGGTGGTGCGCGAGATGAAGGGCCGTGAAGCGATCAGAATAGCCGATCTCTACAAATCGTATCACAAGTGCAGGCGTCCGGAGACTAAGGCTGTGAACGGTATCAATCTTACCATTTACGAGGGTCAGATCACCGCCATCCTCGGACACAACGGCGCCGGCAAAACAACTCTCTTCAACATTCTCACGGGTTTGACCGCACCTACCGCCGGCACAGCTCTCATATTCGGCTACGACGTACGCGACTCCAACGACATGCGGGCGATACGCAGTATGACGGGAGTCTGTCCGCAGCACGATATTCTTTTCGATCTACTGACGCCGCGCGAACATCTTGAATTCTTCGCCGCCGTGCGCGGTATTCCACGCTCGATGATACAACACGAG GTGAAGAAAACCCTGAAAGATATTGATCTAGTCGAGAAAGCGGATACTTTCGCAAAATATCTAAGTGGTGGGCAAAAGAGGAAGCTATCGGTGGGAATCGCCATTATTGGCGACCCCAAAATCATTATCCTCGATGAGCCTACTGCTGGAGTGGATCCTTATTCGCGGAGACAGATGTGGTCTTTTCTGCAATCGAGGCGACATGGAAAAGTGATTCTGCTGACAACTCACTTCATGGATGAGGCGGACATTCTTGCAGACAGAAAAGCAGTGATCAGCAAGGGAAAGCTCCGATGCTGCGGCAGCTCCCTATTCCTGAAGAACAAGTTCGGCATTGGATATCACTTAAC tttAGTTCTAGAAGGTAACGCAAGAGAACATGCTATCAATCGATTAGTGACGTCGCACGTGAGCAAAGCGGAGAAAGCGAGACGTCACGGTCGAGAATTGAGCTTTATTTTACCGCACAATTCTGTGGAGAGCTTCGCTTCACTGTTTTCCGCCATCGAGCTTGAGATCAAGACCCGTTCAAGCAGACTCGGCATCAGTAGCTATGGCGTGTCGATGACTACTCTGGAGGAAGTGTTCTTGCATCTGGAGAAAGACGAGGAGACCGAGTGCACGATGGACAACCTGTCGAAGAAGATGGTGCGCAATCGAGCGCTCAGCCGATCACTTTCATTGCAATCCAAAAGCACATCTTATCAGAGCTTGCAGAACGAAGGATTGACTGTTCAAGGCGACAGTCAAGGAAAAG CGACCGAATTGCCGGACGGTGTCCATAACGACCGAAATCCGCCTGTGCTCGGCCTCGGCCTAGATCCTATCAAGATCCGGCCTAACTTCCTTCAGACCCTCTACGCCATGCTACGTTTAAGAGTGCTCAGACTCCTCAGGAATATCCAGCTATTGTACTTTACGATCGTCATGCCGCTAGCTTTAATAGTGCTCGGTCTCTACCTGAATAGTATCCAGACCGTCGACATCAAAATGCAGTCGCTGAAACTTAATAGCCGTAAGTGGTTGCATCTTATGCAAG AGACATACGGTGAAGAAACTAAGattctctatataaataacacCGACCACGATATCACCGAGTTAATGGATGGTATAGCTCAAAACGCAAAGCATATCGAAGAATACGACGGTAATTTCGCAAATTTACTGAACATTGCGCCTCATGTAGCCGCCttcaatattaatgattataatcCGCCACGATTGAACTTGACTGTCATCTACAATGATACGATGCAACATTCCCTTCCGATCTTGCTGAACATTCTCTCAAATACTTATTATAG attgaTTTCAGACAAGAACGATCCTACGCAGATCGAAGTCAAAACACATCCCTTCCAGCAAACATCGCAACCCCAAGAGTTCAACATCGGCACAGCTAGCTGTGCTCTCTTCATCGGTATGGATTTCGTGTTATTACCGATTACTCTAGCAGTGGATATGGTTTACGATCGCGAG atgaAAGCGAAAAATCAGCTTCGTGTGAATGGTCTGTCATTTCCTATGTACTTCCTCAGCTATTTTATCGTCCTGGTTGGCTTGATGAGTTTCATCTGCTTGTGCATCCTCGGTATCATATTCCTTTTCGACGTGCCTTCACTACAGGAGCTGCCGGCGATCATCACCCTCGGCACCCTCCTCATGCTCTACTGCCCATCGTCTATTCTCTTTTCAACCTGCCTCAGCTATATCTTCGACAAGATGGATTCTGCACAAAGTATTTTGCCGAATATTGCGACCTTCTTCGGACTGATACCATTCCTTCTCGTCATGATCCTTGATATGCTAGGAGTCG GTGGAACAGCGGCTTTCGCGTTGCATGTGGTCTTCTCTCTATTGAACGCCATGTATGTGCCATATGCAGCAGTATATTATGTGGACCGCGTTTACTTGATGTGCTCCATCAACGCCGCCTGCCATCATCTCACTATGTCCGATTATCTCACCACGGAGATCATGCTGATGGCTTTCGGCGTGCTGTTGCACATCCCGCTCTGGTTCTTTGTGCTGCTTCTATTGGACATCAAGAAAAGCGGCGGCAATGTCGGCGATTTCTTCAAATACTTTTTG CGTAATGGTGGCTCCATTGGTGAAGAAATAATGGAAAACTCTGACGTCGGTGAACACGAAGATGCGGATGTGAAAAATGAGCGACAAAAGGTCTTTAATCTTATTACATCATCGGCTGTTCAAGAACCACCTGTAGTACTGGTACAG aaccTGCGAAAAGAGTACTGTCAACGAGAGGTAGGATCGTCCTGCAGTTGTTGCTCGAAGCGCGAGGAGGAGGTTGTGCAGAAGCAACGAAAAGTTGCCGTACGAAATCTTTCACTGATGGTGGAACCGGGCGAGGTTCTGGGCTTGCTGGGCCACAACGGCGCCGGCAAAACTACGACCATGAAGATCATCATCGCCGAGGAAGCGGCGACGAGAGGCAGGGTACAGATCGGCGGCCACAATATCAATACCCACATGGCGGATGCTTTCCGGCAAATGGGATATTGCCCTCAACACGACGCTCAATGGAAAAACATTACCGTACGAGAGCATCTCGAGTGCTACGCCGCAATTCGCGGAGTTCCATGGAGCGATGTCGACAG AATCGTGGACCTATATCTGTCCGGTCTACAAATCCACGAACACGCCGACAAGCAAACTCAAGAATGTTCCGGTGGAACTAGAAGAAAACTCAGCTTTGCGATGGCGATGGTCGGTGGACCCAAGGTGGTTCTCATGGACGAACCGAGTACAGGCATGGATCCTAGGTCAAAGAGATTCCTGTGGGACACAATTCTCGCTAGTTTCCAG GGTGGCAGGGGAGCCATATTGACTACGCATTCTATGGAGGAAGCCGATGCGCTGTGCTCGAGAGTTAGCATAATGGTGAGGGGTGAGTTGAGATGCATCGGCTCAACTCAACACCTAAAGAACCTTTATGGCGCCGGTTACACTCTCGAAATGAAGCTGCTGGGCGGCGATTGCACGCCAACAACTCCCTCCGGCGACAGAATTACTAGCTTGAAAGAATTTGTCGCCGGTCTTTTCCCCGATGCCACCTTGGAGGAGAGCTTCGCCGATCGGTTGGTCTTCGCCGTGCCTCAACACTCTGTGAACTCGCTGGCCGAGTGTTTTATGCAGTTGGAGAAAG CCAAGCTCGAACTGGACATAGAGGAATATAGCTTTAGTCAAACTACTCTGGAACAAGTATTCCTCAAGTTCTCGCACTATGACGAAGGCAACTCCGTGGAATGA
- the LOC140663469 gene encoding tubulin polyglutamylase complex subunit 2, translating to MVIASICAESKNLEAMSFFVDIVTEDSFYENLTLGVVKILENSPCVRNVRIERRNGCEPGAINSWEQRHCCALPEDIRNFYASIDGFLLQWNLEIAGEEFSIGRMEIGSLSSLKRYVGKDRQTGPVSAQDPSGSQAGNESQEDVMFSGDSRDCKLFEIGQCFPGPENGRVYLTYRSKQEQDSPSIWLHRDGSWYHLADNFTAYFRMMLVHLGLPLWQCCAAGLPLFTWVQQAYFLVGPHLLPSTVEPTETVSTSLWNNGPINVLDPAIFKTKDGKQRNTRKK from the exons ATGGTAATTGCTTCCATTTGC gcGGAGAGCAAAAACCTCGAGGCGATGTCATTCTTCGTGGACATTGTCACCGAGGATTCGTTCTACGAGAATCTGACCCTAGGTGTGGTCAAGATTCTCGAGAACTCCCCGTGCGTGAGAAACGTACGGATCGAGAGACGAAACGGTTGCGAACCCGGAGCTATCAACAGCTGGGAGCAACGTCATTGCTGCGCGCTCCCCGAGGACATTCGGAATTTCTATGCTTCCATCGACGGCTTCCTGCTGCAATGGAATCTCGAGATAGCAG GTGAAGAATTCTCGATAGGTCGCATGGAGATCGGCAGTTTGTCGTCGCTCAAGAGATACGTCGGCAAGGATCGACAGACAGGACCAGTTTCGGCGCAAGATCCGTCGGGGAGCCAAGCAGGTAACGAGTCTCAGGAGGACGTCATGTTCTCCGGGGATTCGCGTGATTGCAAGCTCTTTGAGATTGGACAGTGCTTTCCGGGACCCGAGAATGGCAGAGTTTACTTGACATATCGTTCTAAGCAAGAGCAAGACTCGCCGAGTATCTGGCTTCATCGCGACGGCAGCTGGTACCATCTGGCCGACAATTTCACCGCGTATTTTCGCATGATGCTGGTCCACTTGGGCCTACCCTTGTGGCAATGTTGCGCGGCCGGGCTGCCTTTGTTCACCTGGGTCCAACAGGCATATTTTCTGGTCGGGCCCCATCTACTGCCGTCTACTGTCGAGCCCACCGAGACCGTATCTACTTCGTTGTGGAACAACGGACCCATCAACGTCCTCGACCCTGCTATCTTCAAGACCAAAGATGGCAAGCAGAGAAACACTCGCAAGAAATAA